The DNA segment GGCTCATCTCTGTTTCGTCTACGATGTCCTGCATGGTGGAGTTTACATATCCTTTGCGTTTAAACACTTCCGTAGCTGATTGGATAATATGCATTTTACGTTTTTCTTTTTCACTGTCAGAAATTTTAGGTGACAAGGTAGGTTCCTCCATTTGGTTAAAATAACACTGACATCACTGTCATTTTTATTATACAGAATTTTTTTCCAATTTCAATAACATCTGGAAAATTACTCAAAAATATAAATAGCTTATCGTTTAATAAATCGCATCCATAATCATGCCTTTATATTAGTCTATTAAATAAAATATATTTTTTAACTAGTCTGTTATCTTATGTAAATAATGTTATATTTATTATACTAATACCACTTTTTCTATCGGAGGAATTACTTTGGAGCGGTTACAACAATTGCTAAATAATTTGGAAATTATTCAATCCACACATGCAGAAGATGCGTGTATCGTTTTAGCTGACACAGAAAAGGTCATAGGATATATTCCTGGCAAAAAGATTGATCTTAAGGTTCCTATTGGCGCTTCTGCTGATAATTTTAAAGGGACTGTGACTCACAATGCTTTAATCACTGGTGAACCACAAAAGGAAGAACGAGATTCGGGAATTTTTGGTGTTGCCTATATTTCAACAGCAACACCTATTATAGAAAACAATGAAATAATAGGCGTTATTTCTACTATTGTTTCAAACAATAAAGTGGATGTATTGCGAAAAGGAGCACAAAAACTAACTGGTGTTAGTGGTGAATTGGCTACAACATCAGAAGAGGTAACTAAAGTAACTGAACAGATCGCAACTGAGCTAAAAGAACTTGATGAAGAAACTACTTTTCTAAGAGATGAGATTAAAAAGATAGAGGAAATTTTGGGTATTTTAAAGAAAACAGCAGCTAGATCCCGGATTTTGGGTCTAAATGCATCTATAGAAGCTGTCCGTTCCGGAGAACATGGAAAGGGCTTTGCAGTGGTAGCTAAAGAAATAGAGAAAATGGCTGAAAATAATAGAGAAACCGTTGAAGGTGTAGAGCCACAATTAAAAGGGATGGTAGCTAATCTAGAAAAAATCATCACCAACATTCAACAAATTTCTTCAGACTCTCATGAACAAGCAATAAAGATGGAAGCATTCAATAAAGCGTTTGAACAAATTGTAAACACGGCTTCAGAATTAAACTCCCAAGCAACAAGTATATAAAACCGGAAGGCATCCTTTGCTAGGATGCCTTCATTCATTTTAACTTCAACTTCTTATC comes from the Neobacillus sp. PS2-9 genome and includes:
- a CDS encoding methyl-accepting chemotaxis protein; amino-acid sequence: MERLQQLLNNLEIIQSTHAEDACIVLADTEKVIGYIPGKKIDLKVPIGASADNFKGTVTHNALITGEPQKEERDSGIFGVAYISTATPIIENNEIIGVISTIVSNNKVDVLRKGAQKLTGVSGELATTSEEVTKVTEQIATELKELDEETTFLRDEIKKIEEILGILKKTAARSRILGLNASIEAVRSGEHGKGFAVVAKEIEKMAENNRETVEGVEPQLKGMVANLEKIITNIQQISSDSHEQAIKMEAFNKAFEQIVNTASELNSQATSI